A part of Prolixibacteraceae bacterium genomic DNA contains:
- a CDS encoding BACON domain-containing protein: MKIQLTKSIFYYSCLAISGLLSIGLVSCEDSGIDSQPEFEPKITWSAETQYDVLSINVSDIELKVSSNRPWDILSDQEWCTVSPVNSGESSLVSNVVISIEDNETLKAREAVVEIKAEGATSRRAIIKQESKVVLEVDMFETEALFKHESESKSFRLRSTRKWTIQTDQEWMTFDVANGSGNPESVDVVATVLNNDSETREVNVIISNGLKEKKFVFRQQEKL, from the coding sequence ATGAAAATACAGTTAACTAAATCGATATTTTACTATTCATGTCTTGCCATCTCTGGACTATTGAGCATAGGTCTAGTATCGTGTGAAGATTCAGGAATTGATTCACAACCAGAATTTGAACCAAAGATAACTTGGAGTGCTGAAACGCAGTATGATGTCCTTTCTATAAATGTGTCTGACATTGAATTGAAAGTAAGTTCAAATAGGCCATGGGATATTTTAAGTGATCAAGAGTGGTGTACTGTTAGTCCTGTTAATAGTGGAGAAAGCTCCCTCGTTAGTAATGTAGTAATATCTATTGAGGATAATGAAACATTAAAGGCAAGAGAAGCAGTGGTAGAAATAAAAGCAGAAGGGGCTACTTCACGCCGTGCCATTATTAAACAAGAGTCGAAAGTTGTTTTAGAAGTAGATATGTTTGAAACCGAAGCTCTATTTAAACATGAGAGCGAGTCGAAAAGTTTTCGATTAAGATCGACTCGTAAATGGACTATCCAGACTGATCAAGAGTGGATGACTTTTGATGTTGCTAATGGGAGTGGAAACCCTGAAAGCGTTGATGTTGTTGCGACTGTTTTAAATAATGATTCAGAGACACGTGAGGTGAATGTGATTATTAGTAACGGCTTAAAAGAGAAGAAATTCGTATTTAGACAACAAGAGAAGTTATAG
- a CDS encoding RagB/SusD family nutrient uptake outer membrane protein encodes MKYMNNINRSFLIIAALFFMGSCSTLEFDETSGLVQKEDVYKYFDRTTSMLNYLYTFIPQDFSSVGGAPKACATDDAEFGQKFSGVQFLTNGSWSALNLVDYPWDKYYKGIRAANGFIKEIDNVDLTRYQYDNGYGLMMKKLPTYVYQARLLRAYYFFELARRYGDIPMPLDVLTIEEANSITKTKFSDVIDFVVKECDEVVPNLPLSYKELSKEYGRMNKGFAMALKTKALLFRASALHNSSNDKKYWERCAEAAHALIDSSETKGWYGLAGVLTAMNKYDAKDVIMFRQNGPNSTFEKINFPVRLTDGKSSTTGVCPSQNLVDAFETVNGEQVILTDQGWESKDPTFDKERPYENRDPRFYKTIVTNGMKFKDITIEAYEGGRERVAVSEGGTATGYFLRKYIDETTSFDPNKLVKKRHTWIIYRYAEVLLSYAESMIEAFDDPDYTDTKYTRSARWAINQVRQNAGMPTIETSNKSEFIKKLRNEWRVEFAFEGHRFWDIRRWKIGAETQTRLYGVSITNKDDGSQQYQRQLYETRYWDNKMNLYPIKQSELFANPNLQPQNQGW; translated from the coding sequence ATGAAATATATGAATAATATAAATAGATCATTTTTAATAATTGCAGCACTATTTTTTATGGGTAGCTGTAGTACACTAGAGTTTGATGAAACGAGTGGCCTGGTGCAAAAAGAAGATGTATATAAGTACTTTGATAGAACTACAAGTATGTTAAATTATCTCTATACATTTATTCCACAAGATTTTTCTTCGGTTGGAGGTGCACCAAAAGCTTGTGCCACTGATGATGCTGAATTTGGACAAAAATTTAGTGGAGTACAGTTTTTGACTAATGGATCATGGTCTGCTTTAAACCTTGTTGATTATCCATGGGATAAGTATTATAAAGGGATCCGAGCAGCCAATGGTTTTATTAAAGAGATCGATAATGTGGACCTGACCAGGTATCAATATGATAATGGTTATGGGTTGATGATGAAGAAACTCCCGACTTACGTTTATCAAGCACGTTTGTTAAGAGCTTACTATTTCTTTGAACTTGCACGAAGATATGGAGATATTCCTATGCCTTTAGATGTGCTAACCATAGAGGAGGCTAATAGCATTACAAAAACAAAGTTTAGTGATGTGATCGATTTTGTAGTAAAAGAGTGTGATGAAGTTGTTCCTAATTTACCCTTAAGTTATAAAGAGTTGTCAAAAGAGTATGGCCGAATGAATAAAGGATTTGCGATGGCACTGAAGACCAAAGCACTTTTATTTCGTGCAAGTGCGTTACATAACTCTTCGAATGATAAAAAATATTGGGAACGATGTGCGGAAGCAGCACATGCATTAATCGATTCTTCAGAGACCAAAGGATGGTATGGCTTGGCTGGTGTATTGACCGCGATGAACAAATATGATGCAAAAGATGTAATTATGTTTCGTCAGAATGGGCCAAATTCAACCTTTGAGAAGATTAACTTTCCTGTTCGTTTAACAGATGGTAAAAGTAGTACGACAGGTGTATGTCCATCACAAAATTTAGTAGATGCTTTTGAAACAGTCAATGGAGAACAGGTGATTCTTACTGATCAAGGATGGGAAAGTAAAGATCCAACTTTCGATAAAGAGAGGCCATATGAGAATAGAGATCCTCGATTTTATAAGACGATTGTTACCAATGGAATGAAGTTTAAGGATATCACAATTGAAGCTTATGAAGGAGGTCGAGAGCGTGTTGCGGTTTCAGAAGGAGGAACAGCTACAGGATATTTTCTTCGAAAGTATATTGATGAGACAACTAGTTTTGATCCAAACAAACTCGTGAAGAAAAGACATACGTGGATTATATATCGTTATGCTGAAGTTTTGCTTAGTTATGCTGAATCTATGATAGAAGCTTTTGACGATCCTGATTATACAGATACGAAATATACTCGTTCTGCAAGATGGGCGATAAATCAGGTGAGACAAAATGCGGGTATGCCAACAATAGAGACTTCTAACAAGAGTGAATTTATCAAGAAACTTAGAAATGAGTGGCGAGTGGAGTTTGCTTTTGAAGGCCACCGGTTTTGGGATATTAGAAGATGGAAAATTGGAGCAGAGACACAAACAAGATTGTATGGTGTTTCTATCACAAACAAAGATGATGGCTCTCAACAGTACCAACGACAGTTGTATGAGACTCGATATTGGGATAACAAAATGAATTTATATCCAATTAAACAGTCTGAATTATTTGCTAATCCGAATTTGCAACCTCAAAACCAGGGGTGGTAA
- a CDS encoding SusC/RagA family TonB-linked outer membrane protein → MNRIYLYIIIGLCFMSLRTVAQSHTATNKNSIDYASQNVVESDVLERSPETDVKKSLYGKLAGLSVFQGKGRSSVNFASLKYHGFAPLILVDGFPRDINNITMAEIESITLLKDAASLAIYGVRGANGVLNITTKSGVKGKMDIDVKYQFGVNERFRSPEFADAYTYATKLNEALTLDGLAPKYSAQEVGAFQSGAYPYAYPNVDWQKEVYEDYGFNHQAHATFKGGGEKYRYFVAGVYSYDKAMYKDLNENSRYSTVPFDVRLNLRANVDADLTNTTKMKVGLMVRMQEVNGSYAQNVSRRVFYTPSAAFPVKTEDGIYGGNNIYTKNNPVAFLSRNGHRKDIYKTMNANIGLHQDLKAIIKGLYADASISFDNYGALREWSVNNYRYSDLKSQIMDDGTVVMTPEIYGKDSQLPSFKNKFEKLYLKTNFKGALGYQNKTANHDFAMNLMYDYQSDLNNGRNRTYERQSYLTNMSYTYKNRYYLHGVVNYSGTNLLPEDQKYNTYYAVSGAWTLTEENFINIPGVDLFKLRGSYGTSGWDRSITHELFRQSYGSSGYYVFGLASGASGWSEGRLPVQDLKITTSERSIIGMDLEMFKNRLAISLDGFYEKRSDNLVDISNSVSGVIGIDVAKMSSGVNEYKGVDISMGWNDDIGNFSYGLSGTFSFIRSKIIDFQESYKQYDYLYRTGNRAGQRYGLESVGFFQDQVDINNSPVHTFSTVRPGDIKYKDQNGDNRVDSEDVVKMYQTGYPEIYYGFNLNIAYKSISLSADFQGVANRTINLLDSPLYKPLIGNGNVSLTFIDRETIWTPENHDRATMPRLTTAANINNYRNSSTWYRDGSFLKLRNLRLALDRPKFSIYICGTNLFSFDHIDFTDPEQLGIAYPTVRSYWAGLKFNF, encoded by the coding sequence ATGAATAGAATATATTTATATATAATAATTGGTTTGTGTTTTATGTCTTTGAGGACTGTGGCACAATCACACACAGCAACCAATAAAAACTCCATCGATTATGCATCTCAAAATGTTGTGGAGAGCGATGTCTTAGAGAGATCGCCTGAAACGGATGTTAAGAAATCTTTATATGGCAAATTAGCTGGACTTAGCGTTTTTCAGGGAAAAGGGCGATCGTCTGTTAATTTTGCCTCATTAAAATACCATGGGTTTGCACCATTGATTTTGGTGGATGGATTTCCTCGAGATATCAATAATATTACCATGGCAGAGATAGAGTCTATTACATTGTTAAAGGATGCTGCATCTTTGGCAATTTATGGGGTAAGAGGAGCCAATGGTGTTCTTAACATTACAACAAAGAGTGGTGTTAAAGGAAAGATGGATATTGATGTCAAGTATCAATTTGGAGTAAATGAACGTTTCAGGTCTCCAGAATTTGCTGATGCATATACTTATGCTACTAAGCTTAATGAGGCATTAACATTAGATGGTCTTGCTCCGAAATATAGTGCACAAGAGGTTGGTGCGTTTCAATCAGGTGCTTATCCGTATGCATACCCCAATGTAGATTGGCAAAAGGAGGTCTATGAAGATTATGGTTTTAATCATCAAGCCCATGCTACGTTTAAAGGAGGAGGAGAGAAATATAGGTATTTTGTTGCTGGTGTTTACTCTTATGATAAGGCGATGTATAAGGATCTTAATGAGAATTCTAGATACTCAACGGTCCCTTTTGATGTGAGACTAAACCTACGTGCCAATGTAGATGCTGATTTAACCAATACGACCAAAATGAAAGTAGGTTTGATGGTAAGAATGCAAGAGGTGAATGGCTCATATGCACAGAATGTGTCGAGACGAGTCTTTTATACCCCATCGGCTGCTTTCCCAGTAAAAACAGAAGATGGTATCTATGGTGGAAACAATATATATACAAAGAATAATCCCGTTGCATTTTTAAGTCGTAATGGTCACAGAAAAGATATCTATAAAACGATGAATGCTAACATAGGTCTCCATCAAGATTTAAAGGCGATCATCAAAGGATTATATGCGGATGCCTCTATCTCTTTTGATAACTATGGCGCATTAAGAGAGTGGTCTGTTAATAATTACAGGTATTCTGACTTGAAGAGTCAGATAATGGATGATGGAACTGTCGTAATGACTCCCGAGATCTATGGTAAAGATTCTCAACTCCCTTCTTTCAAAAATAAATTTGAGAAGTTATATCTAAAAACAAATTTTAAAGGAGCGCTTGGTTATCAAAATAAGACAGCTAATCATGACTTTGCTATGAATTTGATGTATGATTATCAATCAGACTTGAATAATGGTCGAAATAGAACTTATGAAAGACAGTCGTATCTTACTAATATGAGTTATACGTACAAGAATCGTTATTATCTGCATGGTGTGGTCAATTATTCTGGAACGAACTTATTGCCTGAAGATCAAAAATACAATACTTATTATGCTGTTTCCGGGGCGTGGACGCTTACAGAAGAGAATTTTATTAATATTCCAGGGGTTGATTTATTTAAGTTACGTGGTTCTTATGGAACTTCCGGTTGGGATAGATCAATTACACATGAGCTTTTTCGTCAGAGTTATGGTAGTTCAGGTTATTATGTCTTTGGTCTCGCATCAGGAGCAAGTGGATGGAGTGAAGGACGTTTGCCAGTTCAAGATTTGAAAATAACAACATCCGAAAGGTCTATTATAGGAATGGACTTAGAGATGTTTAAGAATCGTTTGGCAATTTCTTTAGATGGTTTCTATGAAAAGAGAAGTGATAATTTAGTGGATATCTCTAACTCGGTTTCCGGTGTCATCGGCATTGATGTTGCTAAGATGAGTTCAGGGGTAAATGAGTATAAAGGCGTTGATATTAGTATGGGATGGAATGATGATATTGGGAACTTTAGTTATGGCCTATCTGGTACTTTCTCATTTATAAGAAGCAAAATTATCGATTTCCAAGAGTCGTATAAGCAATACGATTATTTATATCGAACAGGTAATAGAGCAGGACAAAGATATGGATTAGAGTCTGTTGGTTTTTTTCAAGATCAAGTTGATATAAACAATAGTCCAGTTCATACATTTAGCACGGTACGACCTGGTGATATAAAGTATAAAGATCAAAATGGAGATAACCGCGTTGATAGTGAAGATGTGGTAAAAATGTATCAGACAGGATATCCTGAAATTTATTATGGATTTAACCTTAATATAGCTTATAAATCAATTAGTTTGAGTGCGGATTTTCAAGGTGTGGCAAACAGAACAATTAACCTTTTGGACAGTCCATTGTATAAACCCCTTATTGGAAATGGGAATGTCTCATTAACATTTATTGATCGTGAAACAATATGGACTCCAGAGAATCATGATCGTGCTACCATGCCACGTTTGACTACAGCGGCAAATATAAATAATTACAGAAATAGTTCAACATGGTACCGTGATGGTTCATTTTTAAAATTGAGAAATCTACGATTGGCATTGGATCGCCCTAAATTTTCCATCTACATATGTGGAACTAATCTGTTTTCATTTGATCATATTGATTTTACTGATCCAGAGCAGTTAGGAATAGCATATCCTACAGTGAGAAGCTATTGGGCAGGACTTAAGTTTAACTTCTAA
- a CDS encoding RagB/SusD family nutrient uptake outer membrane protein: MKSNILIFIIAVGVMFVTSCSEVKFGDEFLGDSPERLGATLDTMFSSAVHSDKVLTTAYLNLPYGTKRSYTTDIYTDLAIKTGANPYYNGAIDPTVSKNDLLYAAGGESDWKAIRYAWLYIEHIDKVKDMDNSEKARRVAEAKTIIALCYGRMLRNVGGVPLIKKSIGLDDAFTFPRTSFAETVDYIVTLLDEAVEDLPWKSTANDDGRMTKAGAMGLKLRVLLFAASPTFNSTTPWHAKANKYTRYVDGDVMGKWRRAVSAGEAFMSALQENGEYMLTQPTEETHEARRLAFRKAYYERGGTEILISTRRSFNKPVFEGGMRYYFGPTLNYIDMFPWADGTEFPDDYDWSSSTQSPFYDKDHRPTRDPRLYETAAVPGSYHYNGTIAPVYLGHPDYRKGSSTGFRTMKFILESYEDRAGKGTQFPYLRLPEVFLSYAEALNEVEGGPNEKAYDFINRVRNRVGLSDLPKGLSQESFRKALLKERALEFGFENVRWYDLIRRGMASDFTKDLNILISTVTKKENNVPVSFRFEAIKWNPNRYWKEHWDTKWYLSPIPRLELNKGYGWIQNPGW; the protein is encoded by the coding sequence ATGAAAAGCAATATATTAATATTCATCATTGCTGTAGGCGTTATGTTTGTCACGTCTTGTTCCGAAGTGAAATTTGGTGATGAATTTTTAGGTGATAGTCCTGAGCGATTAGGTGCGACATTAGATACTATGTTTTCCTCAGCTGTACATTCGGATAAGGTATTGACTACTGCTTATTTGAATCTGCCGTATGGTACCAAGAGAAGTTATACTACAGATATATATACAGACTTAGCAATAAAAACGGGAGCTAACCCATATTATAATGGCGCCATTGATCCGACGGTCTCAAAAAATGATTTGTTATATGCCGCGGGAGGTGAATCAGATTGGAAAGCGATACGATATGCATGGCTTTATATTGAACATATCGATAAAGTTAAAGATATGGACAATAGTGAGAAGGCACGACGAGTTGCTGAAGCAAAAACAATTATAGCCTTGTGTTATGGTCGTATGTTAAGAAATGTTGGAGGTGTCCCATTAATTAAGAAGTCAATAGGGCTTGATGATGCGTTTACGTTCCCTCGTACTTCTTTTGCCGAAACCGTGGATTATATTGTGACCCTTTTAGATGAAGCAGTAGAGGATTTGCCATGGAAATCAACGGCTAATGATGATGGGCGAATGACTAAGGCTGGGGCAATGGGTTTGAAATTAAGAGTACTTCTGTTTGCTGCAAGTCCTACATTTAACTCTACTACGCCATGGCATGCTAAGGCAAACAAGTATACTCGATATGTAGATGGTGATGTAATGGGGAAATGGCGTCGTGCTGTCAGTGCAGGAGAAGCGTTTATGAGTGCATTACAGGAGAATGGAGAATATATGCTTACACAGCCGACAGAAGAGACTCATGAAGCGAGACGGTTGGCATTTAGAAAAGCATATTATGAAAGAGGAGGAACAGAAATTTTAATCTCGACAAGACGAAGTTTTAATAAACCTGTGTTCGAGGGAGGGATGAGATATTACTTTGGACCAACATTAAATTATATCGACATGTTTCCATGGGCAGATGGAACGGAATTTCCTGATGATTATGATTGGAGTAGTTCGACACAGTCCCCATTCTATGATAAAGATCATCGTCCAACCCGTGATCCACGTCTATATGAAACAGCAGCTGTTCCAGGTAGCTATCATTATAATGGAACTATTGCACCAGTATATTTAGGTCACCCTGACTATCGTAAAGGGTCAAGTACTGGTTTTAGAACCATGAAATTTATACTCGAGTCATATGAAGATAGAGCAGGTAAAGGTACCCAGTTTCCGTATTTACGTTTACCTGAAGTATTCTTGAGTTATGCTGAAGCATTAAATGAGGTAGAAGGTGGACCTAATGAGAAGGCATATGATTTTATTAATAGGGTTAGAAATCGTGTTGGGTTGTCGGATTTGCCTAAAGGGCTTAGCCAAGAGTCTTTTCGTAAAGCCTTGTTAAAAGAGCGTGCTTTAGAGTTTGGTTTTGAGAATGTACGTTGGTATGATTTGATTCGAAGAGGTATGGCAAGCGATTTCACGAAAGATCTAAATATTTTAATCAGTACAGTCACTAAGAAGGAGAATAATGTTCCTGTTTCCTTTCGATTTGAAGCGATTAAATGGAATCCAAATAGATATTGGAAGGAACATTGGGATACCAAGTGGTATTTGTCTCCGATCCCTAGACTTGAATTAAATAAAGGGTATGGGTGGATACAAAACCCAGGTTGGTGA
- a CDS encoding TonB-dependent receptor gives MKNCKLAFICFLLFLLHNALYVQGQTLIEDVVIKGKVFDDSKMGMPSVNVIVKGSTTGTITDFNGNYTIKVKDKKTTLVFSYMGYLTQEVVVKKQKVIDIVLKEDVQSLSDVVVVAYGTKTKATLTGAISTVGTEELTRTPTSNVTQALAGTLPGVATVQTSGQPGHDAAKIYIRGSGSLNDALGEPLVLVDGVEREFANIDENEIASLSILKDASSTAVFGIRGANGVILVTTRRGGKGKPKISVSSSVGLQEPISLRKQAGSYDYARMWNIRAENDQTSEKFTREQVEAFRTHSDPIMAPDIDWQDYMFNKYFIQNKNNVNISGGGDKVSYFVSLGYMYQNGLMKEFDQLPYDNNYKYDRYNYRANIDASLTNTTKLKINIGGNIGKTQEPIGVENVRHIWNVATVWSVPFAGPGLINGKRTVLNKGVLPSGSKVRDGLFAFYGYGYKEAYNSKINFDVDIDQKLNFITKGLKVGVKASNDYQYALNKRHEVNIYGPVEYQTAYYASQLNDPGLDMNDPRYDRTVVYVPVGNDKPLKYKESFGAYKRNWYLEGRLNYSRTFNNHKITGLFLYNQSRVYYPRNAIQKSKLAPYSFMPRGYVGYVGRITYGYQNKYLLDANVGYNGSENFAPGKETRYGLFPSVSGGWVLSEESFLQGSPFLSYLKLRASWGLVGNDKSKFRFLYMPGIWSGSGSYSYGIDNPNSMPASVLGKPGNQAVTWETAAKQNYAIDMKLFDNHLSISADVFFEHRTDILENYKTTPSIIATSLLPTNLGEVDNHGYEVQIGWRSNIGSDFKYNINANMSYAKNKIIFMDEVAQDYDYMMKTGGSTGRNGGLYQFDRMYQYSDFAKNKDGSYELDSSLPQPFMTVHPGDAKYSDLNGDGIINSYDTMVDGYSRRPEYVFGLNGGFQYKGFGFNMQWTGATHVSKLLEADHRVPFTNGDRGLLNSFVNESWTDENQFDATMPRLSKNMEKWNQAPSTLWLKDASYIRLKTVNVSYTFKDSRFLSSMGLKSFKVDLSGYNLLTFTKLKLIDPEALADNKGSYPLVRVYSLGVKINF, from the coding sequence ATGAAGAATTGTAAATTAGCATTCATATGCTTTCTTTTATTTCTCTTACACAATGCGCTCTATGTCCAAGGACAGACACTGATAGAAGATGTCGTCATAAAAGGAAAGGTTTTTGATGATTCTAAAATGGGTATGCCAAGTGTTAATGTTATCGTTAAAGGGTCCACTACAGGGACTATCACGGACTTTAATGGAAACTATACCATTAAAGTTAAGGATAAAAAAACGACTTTGGTATTTTCATACATGGGATATCTGACTCAAGAGGTGGTTGTTAAAAAACAAAAGGTAATTGACATTGTTTTAAAGGAGGATGTTCAATCACTATCTGATGTTGTGGTTGTTGCTTATGGAACGAAAACAAAAGCGACATTAACAGGTGCTATTTCTACTGTCGGCACGGAAGAGCTGACAAGAACTCCTACATCGAATGTAACACAAGCATTGGCAGGAACCTTGCCTGGTGTTGCCACAGTTCAAACGAGTGGACAACCTGGTCATGATGCTGCCAAGATCTATATTAGAGGAAGCGGTAGCTTAAATGATGCATTAGGGGAACCATTGGTACTTGTCGATGGTGTTGAACGAGAATTTGCAAATATTGATGAAAATGAAATTGCAAGTCTATCGATATTAAAAGATGCTTCATCCACAGCTGTTTTTGGTATTCGTGGTGCCAACGGCGTTATCCTTGTAACTACACGACGCGGTGGGAAGGGAAAACCAAAAATTTCAGTCTCTTCTTCTGTAGGGCTGCAAGAGCCCATCTCTTTGCGGAAACAAGCGGGGAGCTACGATTATGCAAGAATGTGGAATATTCGTGCAGAAAATGACCAAACATCTGAGAAGTTTACTCGTGAACAAGTAGAAGCGTTTAGAACGCATTCTGATCCTATTATGGCTCCCGATATTGATTGGCAAGACTACATGTTTAATAAATATTTTATACAAAATAAGAATAATGTAAATATTTCTGGAGGAGGGGATAAGGTAAGCTATTTTGTCTCATTAGGTTATATGTATCAAAATGGATTGATGAAAGAGTTTGATCAACTCCCTTATGATAACAACTATAAATATGATCGTTATAACTATAGGGCAAATATTGATGCATCGTTAACCAATACTACGAAATTAAAAATCAATATTGGTGGAAACATTGGAAAAACACAAGAACCTATTGGCGTTGAAAATGTACGACATATTTGGAATGTAGCCACTGTTTGGTCAGTGCCATTTGCAGGACCTGGTTTGATCAATGGGAAACGAACGGTATTAAATAAAGGAGTCCTACCTTCTGGGTCTAAGGTTAGAGATGGTTTATTTGCTTTTTATGGATATGGTTATAAAGAAGCTTACAATTCGAAGATTAATTTTGATGTTGATATTGATCAGAAGCTTAATTTTATAACCAAAGGTTTGAAAGTTGGGGTAAAAGCATCTAACGATTATCAATACGCTTTAAACAAACGTCATGAAGTGAATATCTACGGTCCCGTAGAGTATCAAACGGCTTATTATGCATCTCAGTTAAATGATCCCGGATTAGATATGAATGATCCTCGTTATGATCGTACTGTGGTGTATGTACCCGTTGGTAACGACAAACCACTTAAATATAAGGAGAGCTTTGGGGCTTACAAGAGAAATTGGTATTTAGAAGGACGATTGAACTATAGTCGTACTTTTAATAATCATAAAATAACAGGATTATTTTTATATAATCAATCGAGGGTATACTATCCAAGAAATGCAATTCAGAAGAGTAAGTTAGCTCCCTATAGTTTTATGCCTAGAGGGTATGTCGGTTATGTAGGGCGTATCACTTATGGGTATCAAAATAAATATTTACTAGATGCCAATGTAGGGTATAATGGATCTGAAAATTTTGCACCCGGTAAAGAGACTCGTTATGGATTGTTTCCATCCGTTTCAGGGGGATGGGTTCTTTCAGAGGAGTCCTTTCTTCAAGGAAGTCCTTTCTTGAGTTATTTGAAGCTACGTGCTTCGTGGGGATTGGTAGGTAATGATAAGTCGAAGTTTCGTTTCTTATATATGCCTGGGATTTGGAGTGGTTCTGGTTCGTATAGTTATGGTATTGATAATCCCAATAGTATGCCTGCTAGTGTGTTAGGAAAGCCGGGCAATCAAGCAGTAACGTGGGAAACTGCAGCAAAACAGAATTATGCTATAGATATGAAATTGTTTGATAACCATCTATCGATAAGTGCGGATGTTTTCTTCGAACATCGTACGGATATTTTGGAGAATTATAAGACTACTCCCTCCATCATTGCAACGTCCCTACTACCTACCAATTTAGGCGAAGTGGATAATCATGGCTACGAAGTACAGATTGGATGGAGAAGCAATATTGGTTCTGATTTTAAGTATAATATTAATGCCAATATGTCTTACGCAAAAAATAAGATCATTTTTATGGATGAGGTTGCTCAGGACTATGATTACATGATGAAGACAGGAGGTTCAACGGGACGTAATGGCGGACTCTATCAGTTTGATAGAATGTATCAGTACAGTGATTTTGCAAAAAATAAAGATGGTAGTTATGAATTAGACTCTAGTCTACCTCAGCCTTTTATGACAGTACATCCAGGTGATGCTAAATATTCTGATTTAAATGGAGATGGCATTATAAATAGTTACGACACCATGGTCGATGGTTACTCACGACGACCTGAATATGTTTTTGGGTTAAATGGTGGATTCCAATATAAAGGCTTCGGCTTTAATATGCAATGGACTGGGGCTACTCATGTTTCCAAATTACTAGAGGCAGATCACCGTGTTCCATTTACTAATGGAGATAGAGGTCTATTAAATAGTTTCGTAAATGAAAGTTGGACAGATGAGAATCAGTTTGATGCCACTATGCCAAGGTTATCGAAGAATATGGAGAAATGGAACCAAGCACCTTCCACCTTATGGCTTAAAGATGCTTCCTATATCCGTCTTAAGACGGTGAATGTTTCATACACTTTTAAGGATAGTCGATTTTTATCATCGATGGGACTAAAGTCTTTTAAGGTCGACCTAAGTGGATATAATCTATTGACATTTACAAAGCTTAAGTTGATTGATCCAGAGGCACTTGCTGACAATAAAGGGAGTTATCCTCTGGTTAGGGTGTATAGTCTTGGAGTGAAGATAAATTTCTAG